Proteins from one Streptomyces sp. NBC_00390 genomic window:
- a CDS encoding NERD domain-containing protein → MQGLRVTPAREPGRDRLYVTLPSGRTLAWYDPAIGRVSLVVEGYGDEVPAALAPFVTGDVTLGPPPVPTTAHLARLALHPDDDLAPNRPGEALHAELDPLPETGAGRPGTHHRGPGVRRLRADPRRARLTAQQRLGGELDRLEAIGRRVVHAVPLPGADRIDHLAVGPGGVFAVHTLAAFRQRVLIADPQVRTGRAVPSPCLRLTRRRAERAAHTLAVAVLPVLAVVGAERLEIRPVPPQDVRILRDGEVPALAGLGGVLGPADIDALYATARDRRTWLRV, encoded by the coding sequence ATGCAGGGACTGCGGGTGACTCCCGCGCGAGAGCCGGGCAGGGACCGGCTGTACGTCACCCTCCCGAGCGGCCGCACGCTCGCCTGGTACGACCCGGCGATCGGCCGCGTCAGTCTGGTCGTCGAGGGGTACGGGGACGAGGTGCCGGCGGCCCTGGCACCCTTTGTGACCGGCGACGTCACCCTCGGACCGCCGCCCGTGCCGACCACCGCCCACCTTGCGCGCCTGGCCCTCCATCCGGACGACGACCTCGCGCCCAACCGTCCCGGCGAGGCCCTGCACGCCGAGCTCGACCCGCTCCCCGAAACCGGTGCGGGCCGGCCCGGCACCCACCACCGCGGGCCGGGCGTACGGCGGCTGCGGGCGGATCCGCGACGTGCCCGACTCACCGCACAGCAACGGCTGGGCGGCGAGCTGGACCGCCTGGAGGCGATCGGCCGGCGCGTGGTGCACGCAGTGCCACTGCCGGGCGCCGACCGCATCGATCACCTGGCGGTGGGCCCCGGCGGGGTGTTCGCCGTCCACACCCTCGCGGCGTTCCGGCAACGGGTCCTGATCGCCGACCCGCAGGTCAGGACCGGTCGTGCCGTGCCGAGCCCGTGTCTGCGCCTGACCCGCCGCCGTGCCGAACGCGCCGCGCATACGCTCGCCGTGGCGGTGCTGCCGGTCCTTGCGGTGGTCGGCGCCGAGCGCCTGGAGATCCGGCCCGTGCCGCCGCAGGACGTCCGGATCCTGCGGGACGGGGAGGTGCCCGCACTCGCCGGGCTCGGCGGCGTGCTGGGGCCCGCGGACATCGACGCCCTCTACGCGACGGCCCGCGACCGCCGGACCTGGCTGCGGGTCTGA